The following are from one region of the Vidua macroura isolate BioBank_ID:100142 chromosome 15, ASM2450914v1, whole genome shotgun sequence genome:
- the LRRTM2 gene encoding leucine-rich repeat transmembrane neuronal protein 2 isoform X1, whose amino-acid sequence MGLHFKWPLGARMLAALYAMSMVLKMLPALGMACPPKCRCEKLLFYCDSQGFHSVPNTTEKGSLGLSLRHNYISELERDQFASFSQLTWLHLDHNQIATVREDSFQGLYKLKELVLSSNKIFHLPNTTFSQLLNLQNLDLSFNQLSSLHPELFYGLRKLQTLHLRSNSLRTIPVRLFWDCRSLEFLDLSTNRLRSLARNGFAGLIKLRELHLEHNQLTKINFAHFLRLSSLHTLFLQWNKISNLTCGMEWTWGTLAKLDLTGNEIKAIDLTVFETMPNLKTLLMDNNKLTTLDSKILSSLTSLTTVGLSGNLWECSPKICALATWLSGFQGRWEHSILCHSPDHTQGEDILDAVYGFQLCWNLSTVVTPVATTSYTAPTTEYTKRISSSHFHVGDKEIPTTAGMVVTTEEQFPEPNNAIFTQRVITGTMALLFSFFFIIFIVFISRKCCPPTLRRIRQCSMIQNHRQLRSQTRLHMANMSDQGPYNEYEPTHEGPFIIINGYGQCKCQQLPYKECEV is encoded by the exons ATGG GCTTACATTTCAAGTGGCCATTAGGGGCTCGTATGCTGGCAGCACTATATGCAATGAGTATGGttttaaaaatgctgcctgCCTTGGGCATGGCTTGTCCACCAAAATGTCgctgtgagaagctgctctTTTACTGTGACTCTCAGGGGTTTCACTCAGTGCCAAACACCACTGAAAAGGGCTCGCTAGGTTTGTCACTGAGGCACAATTATATTTCTGAACTTGAAAGGGATCAATTTGCAAGCTTCAGTCAACTTACTTGGCTTCACTTAGATCATAATCAAATTGCAACAGTCAGAGAAGATTCTTTTCAAGGACTGTATAAACTTAAGGAATTAGTCTTAAGTTCCAACAAAATCTTTCATTTGCCAAACACAACTTTTAGCCAGCTGCTTAACCTGCAGAATTTGGACCTCTCTTTTAATCAGTTATCCTCTCTGCACCCCGAGCTCTTCTACGGCCTTCGCAAGCTACAGACCTTGCACTTGCGATCCAACTCCCTGCGGACCATCCCGGTCCGCCTGTTCTGGGACTGTCGTAGCCTGGAATTCCTGGATTTGAGCACAAACCGCTTACGAAGTTTGGCTCGCAATGGATTTGCGGGATTAATcaagctgagggagctgcacCTAGAGCACAACCAGCTGACAAAGATTAATTTTGCTCACTTCCTCCGGCTGAGCAGCCTGCACACACTCTTCTTGCAGTGGAACAAAATTAGCAACTTGACATGTGGGATGGAGTGGACCTGGGGCACCTTAGCAAAGCTCGATTTGACTGGAAACGAAATCAAAGCCATCGACCTCACCGTCTTTGAAACTATGCCTAACCTTAAAACCCTCCTCATGGATAACAACAAGCTCACCACTCTGGATTCCAAGATCCTGAGCTCGCTGACATCCCTCACCACCGTGGGCCTCTCCGGCAATCTGTGGGAATGCAGCCCAAAGATCTGCGCTTTGGCCACATGGTTGAGTGGCTTCCAAGGTCGGTGGGAGCACTCCATCCTCTGCCACAGCCCCGACCACACCCAGGGAGAGGATATTCTGGATGCAGTGTATGGTTTTCAGCTTTGCTGGAATTTATCAACTGTGGTTACCCCCGTGGCTACGACGTCGTACACAGCTCCAACTACCGAGTACACGAAAAGAATAAGCTCTTCTCATTTCCATGTGGGAGACAAAGAGATTCCAACTACGGCAGGCATGGTCGTTACCACCGAAGAACAGTTCCCTGAGCCAAACAATGCCATCTTCACGCAGAGGGTAATTACAGGAACAATGgctttattgttttctttcttttttatcatttttatagTGTTCATCTCCAGGAAGTGCTGCCCTCCCACACTAAGAAGAATTAGGCAGTGCTCAATGATTCAAAACCACAGGCAGCTCCGATCCCAAACGCGGCTGCATATGGCCAACATGTCAGACCAAGGACCCTATAATGAGTACGAACCCACCCACGAAGGACCCTTCATCATCATCAATGGCTACGGACAGTGcaagtgccagcagctgccctATAAAGAATGTGAAGTATAA
- the LRRTM2 gene encoding leucine-rich repeat transmembrane neuronal protein 2 isoform X2 gives MHPPMYSKEWLFYGLRKLQTLHLRSNSLRTIPVRLFWDCRSLEFLDLSTNRLRSLARNGFAGLIKLRELHLEHNQLTKINFAHFLRLSSLHTLFLQWNKISNLTCGMEWTWGTLAKLDLTGNEIKAIDLTVFETMPNLKTLLMDNNKLTTLDSKILSSLTSLTTVGLSGNLWECSPKICALATWLSGFQGRWEHSILCHSPDHTQGEDILDAVYGFQLCWNLSTVVTPVATTSYTAPTTEYTKRISSSHFHVGDKEIPTTAGMVVTTEEQFPEPNNAIFTQRVITGTMALLFSFFFIIFIVFISRKCCPPTLRRIRQCSMIQNHRQLRSQTRLHMANMSDQGPYNEYEPTHEGPFIIINGYGQCKCQQLPYKECEV, from the exons ATGCACCCTCCAATGTACTCAAAAGAATGG CTCTTCTACGGCCTTCGCAAGCTACAGACCTTGCACTTGCGATCCAACTCCCTGCGGACCATCCCGGTCCGCCTGTTCTGGGACTGTCGTAGCCTGGAATTCCTGGATTTGAGCACAAACCGCTTACGAAGTTTGGCTCGCAATGGATTTGCGGGATTAATcaagctgagggagctgcacCTAGAGCACAACCAGCTGACAAAGATTAATTTTGCTCACTTCCTCCGGCTGAGCAGCCTGCACACACTCTTCTTGCAGTGGAACAAAATTAGCAACTTGACATGTGGGATGGAGTGGACCTGGGGCACCTTAGCAAAGCTCGATTTGACTGGAAACGAAATCAAAGCCATCGACCTCACCGTCTTTGAAACTATGCCTAACCTTAAAACCCTCCTCATGGATAACAACAAGCTCACCACTCTGGATTCCAAGATCCTGAGCTCGCTGACATCCCTCACCACCGTGGGCCTCTCCGGCAATCTGTGGGAATGCAGCCCAAAGATCTGCGCTTTGGCCACATGGTTGAGTGGCTTCCAAGGTCGGTGGGAGCACTCCATCCTCTGCCACAGCCCCGACCACACCCAGGGAGAGGATATTCTGGATGCAGTGTATGGTTTTCAGCTTTGCTGGAATTTATCAACTGTGGTTACCCCCGTGGCTACGACGTCGTACACAGCTCCAACTACCGAGTACACGAAAAGAATAAGCTCTTCTCATTTCCATGTGGGAGACAAAGAGATTCCAACTACGGCAGGCATGGTCGTTACCACCGAAGAACAGTTCCCTGAGCCAAACAATGCCATCTTCACGCAGAGGGTAATTACAGGAACAATGgctttattgttttctttcttttttatcatttttatagTGTTCATCTCCAGGAAGTGCTGCCCTCCCACACTAAGAAGAATTAGGCAGTGCTCAATGATTCAAAACCACAGGCAGCTCCGATCCCAAACGCGGCTGCATATGGCCAACATGTCAGACCAAGGACCCTATAATGAGTACGAACCCACCCACGAAGGACCCTTCATCATCATCAATGGCTACGGACAGTGcaagtgccagcagctgccctATAAAGAATGTGAAGTATAA